CTTCGACCATACCCACAGGAACCGATGCGGGCAAATACACCGTATGGTACAAAGTGACGAAGAATTCGAAGACCCTTACCGAGAAATCGATTACTGCATACATCGAACCCAAGACGGTAACCGTCAAAGCCAACGATGTTTCCAAACAGTTCGGAAACTCGGACCCCACTTTCACTGCCACTGTAAGCGGCACCCTCGGTTCCGACAAGGTGAAATACACACTGTCAAGAGAACAGGGCGAAGAATTGGGAAAATACACAATCAGCATCACCGCCAACGAGGTCCAGGGCAACTATCGGCTTATGATCCTCACGGGAACCCTGTCGATCTACAAGATTGTCAAGGTCACTCCCAACGACGCTTCCAAGCAGTTCGGAACCAGCGATCCCGTATTCACGGCAACAGTCGATGGGGATGCGAATGTCAGCTACTCACTCACCCGTGATGCGGGAGAGGATCTGGGAGCTTACAAGATACACGCCACAGGAGAGAGGAATCAGGGCAACTATGTCGTTGAGTTCGATTCCGGTATCTTCAGCATCATGGCTACATCAGCATCGTGGGCAACGGAACCTGCAGCGCAATCGTACGATTTCGACGGATGGGCAAAGGAGCTTATCACTCCCGGAACCGTCGCAGAAGGAATCGCGTATTACAGATTATCCACTGAAAACTATTCGACCGATATCCCGACCGCTACCGAGCCCGGGATCTACAAGATATTCTGCAAAGTATCTGGAGGAGGCAGTGTTGCCGACTCCACGGAGATTGTTCTGATCTCCGAGATCAGGGAATACCTTTGGGACGGAGCAGAGACCAAGGAGCCCAGGACTGTAGACGGCAAATACATAATCCATCTCGCATCCGAATTGGCCTGGGTCGCTCAGAACAACTTCGCCAACGGAGGGTTCGACGGCAAGACATTCGAGATCGGACATGACATTGACCTCAGAAGCTACGAGTGGACCCCTATCGGATCAGTTTCCTCACCTACGACCTGCCCGTTCAAGGGCACTGTCAAAGGGAACAACCATGTGATTGAGAATCTGGTGATCCATTCCGGCAGCGACTATGTCGGTCTGTTCGGACATATGAGCGGAGGTCACGTCGAGAACTTGGCAGTGGACAAAATATCCATTTCAGGCTCGCGGCATGTCGGTACGATAGCAGGATTCCTCGACTCCACCGCTGAAGGACTGAAGGTGACCCATGTCGACCTGGACGGAAACAGGTATGTCGGAGCGATAGCCGGATACCAGACCAAGAAGATTTCCAATTCAGAAGTATCCTACGCGAACGTCCTGTGCAGCAGGATAACAATCTCCACCCCATACGCCCTGAGCGACATGGGCAACGATGTGGGAGGAATCTCCGGAATGTGCAACTCCGATGTCGATGACTGTACCGTCTCGCACCTGACCATCAACGGATACAGGAATGTGGGCGGAATAGCCGGAAACATCCAGGAGAACACGGTCACTGTCAAAGTCTCGGACTGTAACCTGAGCAGGACGACAATAATAGCCGATTTGAACGGAGGAAATGCCGGCATCCTGGTCGGAAGGGCCTCCGACACCACTCTGATGGTTAACAACTCCAATCTATACACCAGCATCATTTACATCACCACTCCCTCGGAGCAAGGAGGGGAGGGGAGCGGAGAGGACCCGATCACCACACCGCCGAACTATCTGACAGGAACATACGATAAGATTGTCGCTGAAGGAGACAAAGTGACGATTTACAAAGACAATGTTGCCACTGTATTGGAGGACATACACCAGATTATACTGGACGGTGTGACCATTAACGCATCGGAGAACACGCCCGCAATCGAAATCAAGAGCGATGCTTGGCTTACGGTAGTCATCAAAAATGACGTGAATCTCAAAGGCGGAAAGGATGCTGATGCCATCAGAGTTCATGAAAGTGGCGAAGTCACCATAACTGGAAGCGGAACACTGACCGTCATAGGTAACAATGGTCAGGAATACGATTCACATGAAGGATATAACAAAAAGGGCACCTCTGATTACGCATCGACCGGAGGGAGTGGAATCGGATTTGCAGGAAAAAGTGCTACAACAGGCACCATAAGGGTCACAAATCTCTCAGCCCTATATGCATACGGTTACGGTGGATGTGCAGCCGGAATCGGAGGAAGCAACGGGTCGGTAACAATCACATCTTCGACAATCAAAGAGGCCCGCGGAGGATTCGATGAAATCAACTTCCTCACCGACGGCAATGGAATGAGCGAAGCGGAAGGAGCTCCAGCTATAGCAGGAAGGACTATATTGATAGAAAACTCCATCATCGAAAAAGCTCTCGGAGGCAGTAAATCAGCTGGTATCGGAGGAAGATTCTGGGACAGCTCAGACATAACCATTATCAACTCAAACCTTCAGAACATTGTTGGAGGTAACGGTTCTGCTGGTATCGGAGGAAGTCACCCAGCACATAACGCAACCACCAAACCAGTCATCTACATCAGTATCCTAATCGAGAACTCCGACGTTACTGTAACTGGAGGATACTATGGAGCAGGTATTGGAAGCGGATATGACAGGTGCTGTGGAGAACAGGGATCTACCGACCTAACCATCGTTATCAGCTCATATTCCAACATAACCGCAGAGGGAGGAAAGTACGCCGCAGACATCGGTACTGGATTCCACTCAGGTATTCTGAAAGGAAGCATCGACAGCACCGTGAAGGTCCATGTCACTGAAGGCACTGTACCGAAGACCAGCAGCGGTTATTCCTATACGGCACAAAGCATCGGATATGGTGTGGTAGATTCTGCAAGAGAAGGGGCACCTCTCAAGAATGGAGATGACCTCGTCACGCCTACATTCACTGTGAGCGGTGTACCCATCACCAACCCGTTCGACCCTGAGAGATTGGATGCTGTAAAGGCTGCGTATCCAGCATGATGGAATAAAACGGCGAGTGGCCCTACTGGGATTCGAACCCAGGTCAGCGGAGTCGAGGTCCGGCAGGATATCCAAGCTACCCCATAGGGCCGTTCCAATGTAGCGCCATCGCCGATTAAAGGTTTTCACCTGTAAATCAGAGTGCCTGGTCGAAATTGGCCAGGTACTTCTCCTTAACCAAGAACGAATCGTCGATGTCATCGATCATGCGAAGATACAGCTTATAAGGCACTGCAAAAGAGAACTTGTCGCGATCCACATAACGTCTGGCGTACATGTCAGTCATACCGATTACCGCATGGGGGTCGTCCGACTCCCCTTCTGCCCTGGGCAATGCATATACCTGCTGGCAGGCGAAACCGTACGGCATTATCGCGGCTGGACCCGGAGTTGTCTTCGAGAATGAGACCAGCTGCTGCAACACACTCAGACGCGTAGGGTCCACCAGGAAGGCTACAACCTCTATCGGCTTCCCATCCTTCACTGCTGAATCCAATTCCTGGAAGACGATGGCATCCTTCCCATCACCGTAATCCTTGATAGCACTCTGCTGGAGCATGGCGATCTCCGGTGTTTTGAAATACGACATCCCCGAGCTCTTATGAGCTATCTGGTCTCTGACCTCCACTGGTATGACGGAAGCGGACCAGGCGGATCTCTGACGGTCACTTATCCCTCCGAAACCGAAACCGCTCTTCGATCCATGACAGGGAGAATGCTCAGAATCTGCCGCACACTTGTCGCCCAGACGCACGCAGCGTATGAAAAGAGAAGGAATCGTGCAATGGCCATTCTGCGGTACGAACGCATCCTCAGGTATGGTCTTCTCACGGTATATCGCTACAGCATGATTCTCCAGTCTCAGGATATCGGACAGCCTGCTCATGGAGGAAGAACGAAGATACGCCGATATAAGCATTGGCTGTAGCATCCAATTTCAGCAAGCTTGTCTTCTTCGTTGGGCAATGCCTTTATCCAACCTTTCCCATTGTGCGAACCATGTCGAAGGTGATCATGAATCACGGCGCCGGTGGAGAACTCATGCAGGAGTTCCTCGGCAAGCACATCACAAGCCACTTCCCCAAAATGAAAGCGGAAGTACCCCTGGACTCCATGGACGACTCTGCAGTCGTGGACGACGTGGTGTTCACCATCGACGGACACACCGTAAAACCATTGTTCTTCCCCGGAGGAGACATCGGAAAGATCTCCGTATCCGGTACCGTCAACGACATCTCGGTCATGGGTGCGACACCTATCGCACTTGCCTGCTCGGTCATCATCGAGGAGGGACTGGACATCGATGTGGTGGACAAAGTCATGGCAAGCATGGGACAGACTGCCGCAGACTGCGGAGTGCCCATCGTCACAGGCGACACGAAGGTCGTGGAAGCCGGTGCAGTGGATCAGATGGTCATGTCCACATCGGCCGTGGGAAAGAGGTCCCCCTACCTGGATTCCAACCTGGCCAAGGCTGCGGAATACAGGAAGGTCGAGAACAGATGGTGCACAGATTCCAGCGTCAGACCTGGAGATGCCATCATAGTCTCGGGATATCTGGGAGACCATGGTGTCGCGTTGCTTTCCTTCCGTGAGGGATACGGATTCGATGCCGACCTCCAGAGCGATGTCGCTCCTCTGAACAAGATGATTGCCGAAGGTCTGAAGACCGGAGGAATCGTTGCTATGAAGGATCCCACGAGAGGAGGACTTGCCAACACACTCAACGAATGGTGTAGCAAATCCCACATAGGAATGGAGATCAATTATGCAGACATCCCGCTCAGGGATGCCGTCGTCAACGGATGCGACCTTTTGGGAATCGATCCGCTGAGCATCGGTAACGAAGGCAAAGCTGTCATAGGTGTCGTACCTGAGATGGCCGAAGAGGTTCTGAAGACTCTCAGGAGGACTCCCGAGGGAAAGAACGCTGCGATCATCGGATACGCAACCGACGGACCGGAAAGAGTCGTCCTGAAAACCGAGATCGGCGGAAAGAGGATTCTCGAGGCCCCTGCCGGGGACCCCGTTCCAAGGATCTGTTGATCTGAATAATCGCCAGCTGGATTCTATGAAGAATCTAGCACATCCTTCTCTCAACTTTTAATGTATATTATAGTTAATTAATGAATATTTTATTACATTATTATAAGGCATTTAAGCACCTTATAGTACTCAAATAAACTTCAATGTATATTAGTATACATTAATGAACAATATGTTTATATATCTACCATTTTTGCTCTGAATCATGGCAATACCGAAAGATGCAAGAATCAATCTGTCGCCAGAGGACATCCCCAAAAGATGGTACAATCTGGCATCCGATCTAACCGACCTCAAACCTCCTCTAAATCCGGGAACCGGCGAACCCGCCAAACCCTCAGATTTCGAGCCGATCTTCTGTAAGGAGATCATCAGGCAGGAAGGTTCGACCGAGAGATACATAGACATCCCCGAAGAGGTCCGCGACAACCTGATCTACCTGAACAGGCCCGCACCCCTTCAGAGGGCATACAGGCTCGAAAAGGCACTGAAAACCCCTGCGAAGATCTACTTCAAGAGGGAGGACATGAGCCCCCTCGGAAGCCACAAGGGAAACACCGCACTGGCACAGGCCTACTACAACGCCGAGGCAGGTATCCACACCCTGACCACCGAGACAGGTGCAGGACAGTGGGGAACCGCTCTCGCAATGGTCTCCAACCTCTACGACTTGGATACCACAGTCTTCATGGTCAAGGGAAGCTACATGGCAAAACCCCTGAGGAAGACCATCATCAACACCTACGGTGCAAAGATCTACGCCTCCCCCAGCGAGTACACCGAATTCGGAAGGAAGGTCCTCAAGGAGCACCCAGAAACATCTGGATCCCTTGGAATCGCCATCTCCGAGGCATGCGAACTTGCCGCGAAGGATCCTGGAACCAACTACTCTCTCGGAAGCGTGCTGAACCACGTCATGCTCCACCAGACCGTCATCGGTCAGGAGACCATGCAGCAGATGGAGATCGGAGAGATCACCCCCGACTACGTCGTAGCATGTACCGGCGGAGGATCCAACTTCGGAGGAATGGTCTTCCCCATGCTCGGAAAGAAGATCAGAGGAGAGGGATTCAAGGACACCCAGTTCGTCGCAGTGGAGCCCAAAGCGGCACCCAGTCTCACCGAGGGACAGTTCAAGTACGACTTCGGAGACACCGGAGGATTCACACCTCTGCTGATGATGTACACCCTGGGAAGCGAGTTCATCCCCAACGCGATCCACGCCGGAGGACTCAGATACCACGGAATGTCCCCTCTCGTATCCGCAGCATACGACTCTGGAAAGATCACTGCGAGATCCTACGACCAGACCGCGACTTTCGAGGCCGGACTGCTGTTCGCCAGGACTGAGGGAATCATCCCTGCACCGGAATCCTGCCACGCACTGAAAGGAGCGATCGACCTCGCACTCGATGCAAAGGCGAAGAACGAGGAGAAGACCATCGTGTTCTGTCTCTCCGGACACGGTCTGCTGGACCTGTACGGATACGAACAGTACATGGACGGAACCCTTCCCTCCTCGGACATCCACCAGTGAAACCAATTCTCCCCTTCGGGGGAGTTTCTGTCACAATATTATTATAGTGTGCCGTGCTAGCACGTAGCACGCAGGCCGGTTAATCATTAAGGTTATAGTATCCTGCGGATGATTCACAGACGTGAGCCTATGGAACTTGACGAACTCAGAGACGAGATCCGCAAAAGGGATGCAGAGATAATCAAGCTGATCTCAGAACGGACACAGCTGGCCATTCAGATCGGAGAGATCAAAAGAGCAGAGAGCCTGCCGATCAGGAACATCGAAGTCGAGAAAAAGGTCATCCAAAGATACATCGACGGAGGCGCCGAGAAAGGGCTCAGCAGCGAGGTCATGGAATCCGTTTCCAAAGCTCTGATCAAGGAAGCCGTCGATGCAGAGGCCAGCATCCCCATCAAAATGGTGCCCAAAGAGGTCGCAATCATCGGAGGTGCCGGAAAGATGGGTTCATGGACCGCCAACCTCCTGAGGGAATCGGGGCACAACGTGAAGATCATCGATCCCGCTGCCGACAACGGACTCACAATCAGAGATTGCAAAGGCTGCGACATCGTCATCGTGTCCGTACCGATCCACAAGGCCTACGAAACGATAACGGATCTGGATAGCATCTGCGGCAAAGACTGCCTGATATTCGACCTCACATCGCTCAAGACCCCGTTGGTCAAAAGGCTAAAAGCGATGTCCAAGACGCACAAGGTGTGCTCAATACACCCTATGTTCGGACCGTCCGCCACCTCGATGTACGGAAGGAACCTGATTATCTGCGACTGCGGATGCCAGAAGGCAGTGGACGAAGCCAAGGAACTGTTCGACGACAGGGGAGGCAACATCAGGGTCATGGATATCGAGGAGCACGACGGATACATGTCCTACGTCCTCGGACTGACGCATGCTGTCAACATAGCCTTGTTCACAGTATTGGAAAGGAGCGGTTACAGCTTCGAGGACCTGCTGACGGTATCCTCTACCACATTCAACAAGGGTCTGGACACCAACAGGTCCGTAGCATCTGAGAACCCGATGCTGTACTATGAGATCCAGCACATGAATCTGCACAGGGACGAGATGTGGTCCCTGTTCAGGAAAACGGTTAACGAACTGATGCAGAAATCATTGGATGATGACCCTGCGGGATTCATTGATATGATGAACGCAGGAAGAAAGTACTTTGAGAGTAGCTGACGTAGATTAAAATATAAAAGAAGATACAAAGGGGTGAGGCATCGACATGATGTATGGAAAGAGCATTCGTATGGAAAGGATTACCGACAGAAGGACCGGGAACGCGGTCATAGTACCCATGGACCACGGGATATCCGTCGGACCAGTGAACGGACTGATTGACATGAGGAAGACCGTCGATGACGTATCGAACGGCGGAGCCACCGCTGTCCTGATGCACAAAGGACTCATCAGATACTCCTACCGTCAGTCCGGAAGGGATGTCGGTCTGATCATGCACCTTTCCGCTTCCACGGACCTCGGACCCACTAGGAACAGCAAAGTCCAGATCACCACAATCGAAGAGGCGATCAAATACGGTGCGGACGCAGTTTCCATACACATCAACTTCGGTTCCGAGGATGAGCCCAGCATGCTCGAGCAGGCCGGAAAGATCTCAGAACAGTGCAACGACTGGGGAATGCCCCTCATAATCATGGCATACCCCCGCGGCCCCGAGATCAGAAACTCGTTCGACCCTGATGCCATCGCACACTGCGCCAGGGCATCATCGGAGATCGGTGCCGATCTCGTCAAGGTAAGCTACACAGGTGACATAGACTCCTTCAAGGAGGTCTGCAGAGGCGCACTGGCACCCATCGTCATAGCAGGAGGACCCAAGATGGAATCCGACATGGACATCCTGAACATGGTCCATGATTCGATAGAAGCGGGAGGCCACGGAGTGTCCATCGGAAGGAACGTCTTCCAGAACAAGAACGTCATGGGCATAACCAAGGCCATCTCCAGCATAGTCCTTGACGGATTCTCCGTCGAGGAAGCGGCCAAATTCCTTTGAGTGATGATGATGAAGAAACTAATCGTGAGAGCAGACAGATCCGACGACCCCTCCGTAAGAAGGGATTTCGTCACGAACGGACTGGAATCCGGTATGACCATGTTCATCCTCAGAAAGGAGGATGAGAACCTTGCACAGCTCGGAAAGATGGAGGTCATCTACACCGAGAACGGGAGGATCCTCGATGATGCATACGAGATGATAGACATCGACGACCCCGATTCCCAGAGCAAGGCCATGTCCCTTGCGGGAAAGAAGAAGGCCGTCATGGTCACCACCTCTGATTGGACGATCATCCCCTTGGAGAACATGATCGCTAAGTTCGGCGGGACCGGAACAGAAGTCTACACGGTCACATCCGATCCAGAGGACACCAAGCTCTTCCTTACCACCATGGAGAAGGGTGTGGACGGCATAGTCATAGATATCAAGGACCCTCTGATGGTCCGCAAGTTCGGTGACAAGCTATCCGCAACGGGGAAGGAGACGCTCTCCGAGGTAACGGTCACATCCATCAAAGCGGTGGAGATGGGCGACAGGGTATGCATCGACACATGCAGCATGATGGTCCCCGGAGAAGGGATGCTCATAGGCTCATACTCCAACTGCCTCTTCCTCATCCAATCTGAGAGCGAGGAGAACGGATACGTCGCCAGCAGGCCCTTCAGAGTCAATGCCGGCGCGGTACATTCATACATGGAGGTCCCCGGAGGAGGTACAAGATACCTCTCAGAGATCAGCGCGGGTGATCCCGTACTACTCTGCGACAGGGAGGGCAACACCAGGGTCGCCTCGGTAGGCAGATGCAAGATAGAGAAGAGACCTCTGCTCATGGTCACCGCGACCGACGGCAAGAGGGAATACACGGTCATGCTGCAGAACGCCGAGACCATAAAGATGGTCGGACCCGAGGGCGCCAAATCGGTCACCAAGGTGGTCGTAGGCGACAAACTCTTGGCAAAACTGGACACCGGAGGAAGACACTTCGGAATGGCCATCGAAGAGACCATCTCGGAGAAGTAAATGAAGATCTGTACCACTTACGGCTCCGCCGTCCCGCTGAAAAGGGATGCGGAGATGCATGAGATCCGCCTCGACGTATTCGACAGGATACCTGAAGGGGACGACAGGGATTTCCTGCTGACGCTGTGCGGCAACGACATTTCCTCCGTGCCCGAAGGCTTCAGAGGACTGGTCGATGTGGGCGACAGGGACATCAGGACCGAGTACAGGAAGATCAGGTCGATACATGATTTCGACCGTACTCCTTCAGCCGACGAGATAGTCTCGATGCTGTCAGAAGGGGATCAGGAGATCTCCAAGGGAGCGTTCAAAGCATCATCGTTCAAGGACCTCTGCTCCATCCTGGAAGCTTCTAAGAGATTGGACAGGAAGCACGTCCTTCTCGGGATGGGTCAGATCGGAGAGGTCACACGCATCAGACAGAAGATCTTCGGAAACGAGTTCACATTCGGCTTCGAGGGCGTCTCGACGGCACCCGGCCAACTAAGCGCCGACAGGATGAACGAACTGGGAGACGACTGCCAGCTGGTTGGTATCACAGGCCACCCCCTGTCGCATACCAAATCACCTGCCATGCAGGATGCTGCCATGAGGAGCGCGGGGATCAACGGGAAATACCTCGTGTTCGACTCACCTGACCTTATGGGGCTCGAAGAGGTCATCAGAGGCTACGATATCAGAGGACTCAATGTCACGATTCCCTACAAACAAGAGGTGATGCAGCATCTGGACAGTATCTCGGGACCTGCGGAGAAGGTAGGTGCCGTCAACACCATAATCAACGATAACGGAAGACTCATCGGAGACAACACCGATGTGATAGGGATCGAGTATGCGCTCCTGGATGTCCCCCTCAGGGACAGAAAGGTCCTGATCATGGGTTCTGGAGGCGCAGCGAGGGCAGCAGCTTATGCCTTGGATTCGCTTGGATGCAGACTGTCGGTCTCCGGAAGAAATAAGGAAACAGTCGCATCGGTATGCGATGAATTCGGATGCGAACCTCATACCGGCGATGTGAAGGGATTCGACATCATCGTCAACTGCACACCCATAGGGTTGGTCGAAGGCGATTATCCCTCGGACATCTCCACCCTTACAAAGGAACAGACGGTGTTCGACATGGTCTACGGAAGAGAGACGGGACTCACATCAAAAGCTAAGGCCACTGGCTGCAGGCTGGTGGACGGAAAGGAGATGCTGGTCGGCCAGGGTGCGGCATCATTCAGGATGTGGTTCGGCAAGGAACCCGACTGCGACATAATGAGAGGTGCGTTGGAATGACTGGTCACGGAGTATCATACGGGGCCATATCGGTCATGAACGCCATACCCTGCGGCATAGGGGCGACGATAGGCATCGAACTCAAGACAGAAGTGGATTTCGCACCCGCCGATTCCACCAGGATCACACTGGTGGACAGGCCTAACACGAATGACGGCCTTGTCAGGACATGTGTCGCCAGGACGCTTGAGGCTCTCGGAAAGGAACCTTTCGATTACGAACTCACTGTCAGGACGGACATCCCGCCGTCGATGGGGCTCAAGAGCTCCAGTTCTGTCTGCAACGCAACCATATCTGCGGTGCTGGACCATTTCGACGAAGAATGGGAACCTCTCAGGGTTATCAGGCTAGGCGTGGAATGCGCCAAGGAATGCAAGGTCACCATCACCGGTGCATTCGACGATGCCTGCGGATGCCATCTTGGAGGTCTGGTTGTCACGGACAACTCCAAGAACGAGCTACTTTCCAAGACAGATGTCCCCAGATACGATGTCGTGATCTGCGTTCCCGATGACTCCATACCTAAGAGCAAGGTCCCTGTGGAGAAGTACATGGAACTGCGTGAGAAATACGAATCCATGGTCCCCGGAATCAGGGGCGATTACCTGAGTGTCCTGAACACCAACGGTTCGCTGGTCGGATCGATCATAGGGATTGAAGATCTGCCCGAAAAGGCGATGAAATCAGGTGCACTGGCTGCAGGGGTCTCAGGAACCGGGCCGGCGGTCGCCATCGTCGCTAAGGAAGGGGATGGGGAGCGCATCGCGGATGCCATGGGATGCAAGACCATCATCACTTCGGTCAGATCCGACATAACATTCAACGGAGGAAAGGTGCTCGGAAAGGTCACCGTTCCCCCTTCCAAGAGCTATACGCACAGGGCGATCATCATGGCAGCCCTTTCCGGAGGAAGATGCGTCATAACCAATCCGCTTCTGTCCTTCGACACCCTGGCCACTGCGGATGCGGTCAGGAACATGGGTGCTTCGGTAATTATCGAGGATGACCAACTCACCATAGAGTCCAACGGACTTCACGCACCGGACAGGACTATCGATGTTCTGAACTCAGGCACCACCATGAGGCTTATGACAGGGATCGCCGCGTTGTTCGACGAGGAAGTCACAATCACCGGCGACGAATCGATCAGGAAGAGGCCCATGGGTCCGCTTCTGGAAGCTCTTGAGGGATGCGGGGTGACATGCGACTCCAACGAAGGAAAGGCACCTATCAGAATCAAGGGTCCAGTCAAAGGCGATACGATAAGGATCGACGGAGGCATGAGCTCTCAATTCGTTTCCTCGATGCTCATGATGTCCCCGCTGGTCGGCAGACCTATGGACATCATCCTCGAAGGGAACCTTGTATCGAAACCGTATGTCGACATCACAATCTCCATGATGCAAAGCTTCGGAATCTGCATCGTCAGGACTCCCGAAGGCTACCATGTGGAGCCGCAGAGCTACAGGCCCTGCGACTACAGGGTACCGTCCGACTTCTCGTCCTCAGCGTTCCCGCTGGTCGCAGGAGGGCTGTCGGGGAGCGTATCCGTGGACGGCCTGGATATGAACGATCCCCAAGGGGACAAGAAGATCGTGCAGATCCTCAAGGATGCTGGTTGCTTCATAACGGAGAGCAACGGCGTGATCACGAGCTCCATCAACGGGAGGCCGATGGCCTGCGATATAGATCTCTCCGATATACCCGACCTATTCCCTATAGTTGCGGTGCTGATGAGCACGGCGGAGGGAAGGAGCCGTCTCTACGGAGCGCCCCAGCTCAGATTCAAGGAGAGCGACAGGATCGCCTCGGTGGAGAAGATGCTCAAGACCCTCGGAGCGGATATCGCCGGTACGGATGACGGGTGCATTATCAACGGCGTGGAACGCCTTAAGGGCGGAAAGATAGAGCATCACGGGGACCACAGGCTCTTCATGGCGGCCGCGGTCGCATCGTTGATATCTGATGGACCCGTTACCATGCCCAACGACGGATGTTGGAACGTGTCGTACCCAGGCTTCGTGGAGCAGATGCGTTCTATAGGTCTGAGATGATCCCATGTACTCCCTCGGAAACAGATTCAAGATAAGCCTGTTCGGCAAGAGTCACAACGACTGTATTGGCTGCATCGTGGAAGGTCTCCCGATAGGTATGGAGATCGACTTCGACAGGATCCAGGAGGAACTGGCGCTCAGGAAACCTTCCGAAGGGATAGGTACCCCCAGGAAGGAACCCGATGCAGTGGTTTTCGAGGAGGGAGTCACAAACGGGAAGGTATCGTCCCGCTATGTGCTGCTGAAGATAATGAACACCAACAGGAACTCCTCTTCCTATTCGGGATTCAACATCACGCCCAGACCCGGACATGCCGATTATCCCGCATTGATGAAGTTCAAGGATTTCGATGTCGCCGGAGGGGCCCAGTTCTCGGGAAGGATGACCGCTCCGCTCGTTGCCGTGGGAGCTATGGCCAAGCAGTGCCTCGAATCGGAAGGCGTAGGCATAGCCGCATACTCCAAGCAGATCCATTGCGTCAAAGATGAAGCGGAGCACAACTTCGACAGCATCCGCGGTTCCAGAAACTACAAGACCCGTGCCATCGACGATACGTTCGACCGTCTGATGAACGATGCTATAGTGGACGCCGCCAAGGAAGGCGACAGTGTCGGAGGTGTCGTAGGATGTTCCATAGTAGGGCTGCCAGCAGGTTTCGGAGGCATATGGTTCGATGCGCTGGACGTATCGCTCTCCAGAGCGATGTTCTCCATACCTGCGGTGAAAGGTGTGCAGTTCGGCAAGGGTTTCGACCTCGCCTACATGAAGGGTTCCGAAAGCAACGACCAATACTGCATGAAAGACGATAAGATATCCGCTATGACCAACAACATGGGCGGGATCTGCGGAGGCATGTGCGACGGTCTTCCGGTGACGTTCGATGTCGCTTTCAAACCGACACCATCCATCGCCAAGGAACAGAGGACCGTCAATCTGGAGAAGATGGCCGACGACACCGTACAGATCAAAGGAAGGCACGATCCCTGCATAGTTCCCCGCGCGGTCGCCGTCGTCGAGGCCATGGCCGCCATTACAGTGCTGGACCAAAAGCACTCATTCTAATCTCACAAGGGAGAACCTA
This portion of the Thermoplasmata archaeon genome encodes:
- the aroE gene encoding shikimate dehydrogenase; translated protein: MKICTTYGSAVPLKRDAEMHEIRLDVFDRIPEGDDRDFLLTLCGNDISSVPEGFRGLVDVGDRDIRTEYRKIRSIHDFDRTPSADEIVSMLSEGDQEISKGAFKASSFKDLCSILEASKRLDRKHVLLGMGQIGEVTRIRQKIFGNEFTFGFEGVSTAPGQLSADRMNELGDDCQLVGITGHPLSHTKSPAMQDAAMRSAGINGKYLVFDSPDLMGLEEVIRGYDIRGLNVTIPYKQEVMQHLDSISGPAEKVGAVNTIINDNGRLIGDNTDVIGIEYALLDVPLRDRKVLIMGSGGAARAAAYALDSLGCRLSVSGRNKETVASVCDEFGCEPHTGDVKGFDIIVNCTPIGLVEGDYPSDISTLTKEQTVFDMVYGRETGLTSKAKATGCRLVDGKEMLVGQGAASFRMWFGKEPDCDIMRGALE
- the aroA gene encoding 3-phosphoshikimate 1-carboxyvinyltransferase; this translates as MTGHGVSYGAISVMNAIPCGIGATIGIELKTEVDFAPADSTRITLVDRPNTNDGLVRTCVARTLEALGKEPFDYELTVRTDIPPSMGLKSSSSVCNATISAVLDHFDEEWEPLRVIRLGVECAKECKVTITGAFDDACGCHLGGLVVTDNSKNELLSKTDVPRYDVVICVPDDSIPKSKVPVEKYMELREKYESMVPGIRGDYLSVLNTNGSLVGSIIGIEDLPEKAMKSGALAAGVSGTGPAVAIVAKEGDGERIADAMGCKTIITSVRSDITFNGGKVLGKVTVPPSKSYTHRAIIMAALSGGRCVITNPLLSFDTLATADAVRNMGASVIIEDDQLTIESNGLHAPDRTIDVLNSGTTMRLMTGIAALFDEEVTITGDESIRKRPMGPLLEALEGCGVTCDSNEGKAPIRIKGPVKGDTIRIDGGMSSQFVSSMLMMSPLVGRPMDIILEGNLVSKPYVDITISMMQSFGICIVRTPEGYHVEPQSYRPCDYRVPSDFSSSAFPLVAGGLSGSVSVDGLDMNDPQGDKKIVQILKDAGCFITESNGVITSSINGRPMACDIDLSDIPDLFPIVAVLMSTAEGRSRLYGAPQLRFKESDRIASVEKMLKTLGADIAGTDDGCIINGVERLKGGKIEHHGDHRLFMAAAVASLISDGPVTMPNDGCWNVSYPGFVEQMRSIGLR
- the aroC gene encoding chorismate synthase; protein product: MYSLGNRFKISLFGKSHNDCIGCIVEGLPIGMEIDFDRIQEELALRKPSEGIGTPRKEPDAVVFEEGVTNGKVSSRYVLLKIMNTNRNSSSYSGFNITPRPGHADYPALMKFKDFDVAGGAQFSGRMTAPLVAVGAMAKQCLESEGVGIAAYSKQIHCVKDEAEHNFDSIRGSRNYKTRAIDDTFDRLMNDAIVDAAKEGDSVGGVVGCSIVGLPAGFGGIWFDALDVSLSRAMFSIPAVKGVQFGKGFDLAYMKGSESNDQYCMKDDKISAMTNNMGGICGGMCDGLPVTFDVAFKPTPSIAKEQRTVNLEKMADDTVQIKGRHDPCIVPRAVAVVEAMAAITVLDQKHSF